The Dunckerocampus dactyliophorus isolate RoL2022-P2 chromosome 13, RoL_Ddac_1.1, whole genome shotgun sequence genome window below encodes:
- the LOC129193078 gene encoding papilin-like isoform X1: protein MMLPLLILQLVLVPALLVAGEDYWDSWGAYGQCSRTCGGGVMIRSRRCITHRTDGGHNCVGPEKSYLTCNTEDCPEGSRDFREEQCSQFDGEDFKGTRYTWLPYYGGENPCELNCMPKGENFFYRHSATVVDGTLCHPGRRDICVEGVCKRMGCDNRLESRQQEDPCLQCGGNGQSCSLVKRTFSAQYLSHGYNQMFTIPAGATSISIRETVPTRNYFAIKNLRGDYYLNGHWSIESSRATNIAGTVLYYQRAAEGDSHTPETILGRGPTTEPLIVELISQEHNQGVQYEFYVPVGRPREGYTWSFGSWSACSSECGSGYQSRTVYCTMDNEASPDYLCASMARPESNRTCNVQACPSTYSWKTGQWNACSVNCGGGSQVRSVHCSYHDGSAPRTVQDAYCAQYSQAPASTQNCNMHRCEDDHVSRLNKISWHVSEWGLCSSSCAGGSRERQVVCSDREGNRYPAERCHPQALPAAVENCNNQPCYLPQAVPSYHDRRGFQSSRTGLHPYKLEHGGDHNKALHCSESYYGCCPDGVTEALGYNDHGCNQPALITYLPSENAVECRTTTYGCCYDRATPAAGPNGEGCRDPPSPYERSTCSLPKAAGSCASWTARYFYDVLTSKCTQFWYGSCHGNSNNFVTEAECQRVCELSNGNGYNGNGGNGNGGNGNGRNGNGGSNGNGYNGNGRANGNGGNGNGRANGNGANGNGANGNGGNGNGRVNGNGGNGNGRSNGNGGNGNGRSNGNGYNGNGRNGNGNGGNGNGYNGNGGNGNGRNGNGNGGNGNGRNGNGNGGNRNGNGNGHNGNGNGYNGNGGNGNGRNGNGNGNGHNGNGNGYNGNGGNGNGRNGNGNGNGHNGNGNGNGYNGNGRNGNGNGNGYNGNGERSNGNGSNGNGSNGNGGNGNGHNGNGNGNGHNGNGNGNGYNGNGEHSNGNGSNGNGRSNGNGGNGNGHNGNGNGNGYNGNGGNGNGHNGNGNGNGYNGNGGNGNGRSNGNGGNGNGYNGNGGNGNGLSNGNGGNGNGYNGNGNNGNGYNGNGEGSNGNGGNGNGHNGNGSNGNGSNGNGSNGNGRAASSAARNAHKARLYLKIKKPYYVTAAHHRLVGSASLTLAAVTIDKSDPASVEALVGQMVVLPCRVNPLSSSVLVEWRRDGAAVSSRRHQQQPNGSLLLGPLNKSDSGWFLCVATRERERDHRYVYLSVSEGSSEALPTSLPTDAPSPSFSIERSSSSLLETRAGQAARLPCTIVPASAVKSVNVEWTRDGRPLSDSRFIQQSNGGLLIEPIKSEDAGVYTCTASTRLQLEQRRVQLRVQADLRITTAPTNIQVPEGSTAQLPCVVSGDNVSIGWSRNGVPVRPDGRNIQVSSEGSLILNNVLVSDEGTYTCNAYTGIYSVSASADITVAKDTQAGVEVVSECVDQPDLANCELVVYTRLCSNQYYASFCCASCARQTQRNDRFGRLG from the exons ATGATGCTGCCCTTGTTAATCCTTCAGCTGGTCCTGGTGCCAGCTCTCCTG GTGGCCGGTGAGGACTACTGGGACTCCTGGGGTGCATACGGACAATGCAGTCGAACCTGTGGTGGTGGAGTGATGATCAGAAGCAGACGCTGCATCACTCATcg TACCGATGGAGGACACAACTGTGTGGGACCAGAGAAGTCTTACCTCACATGTAACACTGAG GACTGTCCAGAGGGATCCAGGGATTTCCGCGAGGAGCAGTGCTCTCAGTTTGATGGGGAGGACTTTAAGGGGACTCGGTACACCTGGTTGCCGTATTACGGAG GTGAGAACCCCTGTGAGCTTAACTGCATGCCAAAGGGAGAGAACTTCTTCTACCGCCACAGCGCCACCGTGGTGGACGGAACACTGTGTCACCCCGGCCGCAGGGACATTTGCGTGGAGGGAGTCTGCAAG CGTATGGGCTGTGACAACAGGTTAGAGTCTCGGCAGCAGGAGGACCCCTGCCTGCAGTGCGGGGGCAATGGACAGTCCTGCTCCCTGGTCAAGAGGACCTTCTCCGCGCAGTACCTGAGCCACG GCTACAACCAGATGTTCACCATCCCTGCTGGAGCCACCTCCATCAGCATCAGAGAGACCGTGCCCACACGCAACTACTTTG CCATCAAGAACCTGCGTGGAGACTACTACCTGAACGGCCACTGGTCCATTGAGTCCTCCCGGGCGACCAATATTGCCGGCACCGTGCTCTACTACCAGCGAGCTGCTGAGGGCGACTCTCACACTCCTGAAACCATCCTCGGCCGTGGACCCACCACGGAACCTCTCATTGTGGAG CTGATCAGCCAGGAGCACAACCAAGGAGTGCAGTACGAGTTCTACGTTCCCGTGGGACGACCCAGAGAGGGATACACCTGGAGTTTCGGCTCGTGGTCCGCCTGCAGCAGCGAGTGTGGATCAG GCTACCAGTCTCGAACAGTCTACTGCACCATGGACAACGAGGCCTCCCCCGACTATCTTTGTGCCTCTATGGCCCGGCCCGAGAGCAACAGAACCTGCAACGTACAGGCCTGCCCATCCACCTACAG CTGGAAAACCGGCCAGTGGAACGCCTGTTCTGTCAACTGCGGCGGAGGTTCCCAGGTGCGCAGCGTGCACTGCAGCTACCACGATGGGTCAGCACCCCGGACCGTCCAGGACGCCTACTGCGCCCAGTACTCCCAGGCCCCGGCCTCCACGCAGAACTGCAACATGCACCGGTGTGAAGATGATCACGTTTCAAGACTGAACAAG ATCAGCTGGCACGTCAGCGAGTGGGGCCTG TGCTCCAGCAGCTGCGCCGGCGGCTCACGAGAGCGTCAGGTGGTCTGCTCAGACCGCGAGGGCAACCGCTACCCTGCCGAGCGATGCCACCCTCAGGCTCTGCCGGCTGCTGTGGAGAACTGCAACAACCAGCCATGCTACCTCCCTCAGG CCGTGCCCAGCTATCACGATCGCAGAGGATTCCAAAGCTCCCGCACTGGCCTCCATCCTTACAAGCTCGAGCACGGTG GCGACCACAACAAGGCACTCCACTGCAGTGAGTCTTATTACGGCTGCTGCCCCGACGGCGTGACCGAGGCTCTGGGCTACAACGATCATGGCTGCAACCAACCTGCT CTCATTACCTACCTGCCCTCTGAGAACGCCGTCGAGTGCCGCACCACCACCTATGGGTGCTGCTATGACCGCGCCACACCTGCTGCCGGGCCCAACGGAGAGGGCTGCCGCGACCCCCCCAGCCCTT ATGAGCGCTCCACCTGCTCGCTGCCAAAAGCCGCCGGTTCTTGCGCCAGCTGGACCGCACGCTACTTCTACGATGTCCTCACCTCAAAGTGTACGCAGTTCTGGTATGGAAGTTGCCACGGAAACAGCAACAACTTCGTGACGGAGGCCGAGTGCCAGAGGGTGTGCGAACTGTCAAACGGAAATGGCTACAATGGAAACGGTGGCAACGGAAACGGTGGCAATGGAAATGGCAGAAACGGAAATGGAGGATCCAATGGAAACGGATACAACGGAAACGGCCGCGCCAACGGAAACGGCGGCAATGGAAATGGACGCGCCAACGGTAATGGCGCCAATGGAAACGGCGCCAATGGAAACGGCGGCAATGGAAATGGGCGCGTCAATGGAAACGGTGGCAATGGAAACGGCCGCTCCAACGGAAACGGCGGTAACGGAAATGGACGCTCTAACGGAAATGGTTACAACGGCAATGGTAGAAATGGAAACGGAAACGGTGGCAACGGAAACGGCTACAATGGAAACGGTGGCAACGGAAACGGCCGCAATGGAAATGGAAACGGTGGCAACGGAAACGGCCGCAATGGAAATGGAAACGGTGGCAACAGAAACGGGAACGGAAACGGCCACAATGGAAACGGAAACGGCTACAATGGAAACGGTGGCAACGGAAACGGCCGCAATGGAAACGGGAACGGAAACGGCCACAATGGAAACGGAAACGGTTACAATGGAAACGGTGGCAACGGAAACGGCCGCAATGGAAACGGGAACGGAAACGGCCACAATGGAAACGGAAATGGCAACGGCTACAATGGAAACGGCCGCAATGGAAACGGGAACGGAAATGGCTACAATGGAAATGGTGAGCGCTCCAACGGAAACGGCAGCAATGGAAACGGCAGCAATGGAAATGGTGGCAACGGAAATGGCCACAATGGAAATGGCAACGGAAATGGCCACAATGGAAATGGCAACGGAAACGGCTACAATGGAAACGGTGAGCACTCCAACGGAAACGGCAGCAATGGAAATGGTCGCTCCAATGGAAATGGTGGCAACGGAAATGGCCACAATGGAAATGGGAACGGAAACGGCTACAATGGAAACGGTGGCAACGGAAATGGCCACAATGGAAATGGGAACGGAAACGGCTACAATGGAAACGGTGGCAACGGAAATGGCCGCTCCAATGGAAACGGTGGCAACGGAAACGGCTACAATGGAAACGGTGGTAATGGAAATGGCCTCTCCAATGGAAATGGTGGAAACGGTAACGGCTACAATGGAAATGGTAACAATGGAAATGGCTACAATGGAAATGGCGAGGGCTCCAACGGAAACGGCGGAAATGGCAATGGTCACAACGGAAATGGCTCCAACGGAAACGGCTCCAACGGAAACGGCTCCAACGGAAACGGCAGAGCAGCTTCAAGCGCGGCCAGAAACGCCCACAAAGCCAGACTCTACCTGAAAATCAAAAAGCCTTACTATGTCACTGCTGCTCACCACCGCCTAGTAGGGAG TGCCAGTTTGACACTGGCCGCCGTGACCATCGACAAGTCGGACCCGGCCTCCGTGGAGGCTCTGGTGGGCCAGATGGTGGTGCTGCCCTGCAGAGTCAACCCGCTGTCATCCAGTGTGCTGGTGGAATGGAGGAGGGATGGCGCTGCAGTGTCTTCACGCAG ACATCAGCAGCAGCCTAATGGATCGCTATTGCTCGGGCCTCTCAACAAGTCCGACTCGGGTTGGTTCCTGTGCGTGGCCACCAGGGAGCGGGAGCGCGACCACCGCTACGTCTACCTCTCTGTCTCAG AAGGTTCGTCTGAGGCACTTCCCACCTCCCTGCCCACAGACGCCCCCTCTCCAAG CTTCAGCATCGAGCGGTCGTCCTCATCATTGCTGGAGACGCGAGCGGGACAAGCGGCCAGACTGCCTTGCACCATCGTCCCCGCCTCAGCTGTCAAGTCCGTCAACGTTGAATGGACGCGAGACGGACGCCCCTTGAGCGACTCCAG GTTCATCCAGCAGTCAAACGGTGGACTCCTCATTGAACCAATCAAGTCAGAGGACGCTGGAGTGTACACCTGTACCGCCTCCACACGCCTTCAGCTGGAACAGAGACGTGTCCAGCTCAGAGTTCAAG CTGACCTGCGAATCACCACAGCTCCTACCAACATCCAGGTCCCTGAAGGCAGCACAGCCCAGCTGCCCTGTGTGGTGTCAGGGGACAACGTCAGCATCGGCTGGTCCAG AAACGGCGTTCCGGTGCGTCCGGACGGGCGCAACATCCAGGTGTCGTCCGAGGGCAGCCTGATCCTGAATAACGTGCTCGTGTCGGACGAGGGCACCTACACGTGCAACGCCTATACCGGCATCTACTCTGTGAGCGCCTCGGCCGACATAACGGTTGCTAAAGACACGCAAGCAG GGGTGGAGGTGGTGTCAGAGTGCGTGGACCAGCCTGATCTGGCCAACTGCGAGCTGGTCGTCTACACCCGACTTTGCTCCAACCAGTACTACGCCAGCTTCTGCTGCGCCAGCTGTGCTCGCCAGACGCAGAGGAACGACAGGTTTGGTCGCCTCGGGTGA
- the LOC129193078 gene encoding papilin-like isoform X2: MMLPLLILQLVLVPALLVAGEDYWDSWGAYGQCSRTCGGGVMIRSRRCITHRTDGGHNCVGPEKSYLTCNTEDCPEGSRDFREEQCSQFDGEDFKGTRYTWLPYYGGENPCELNCMPKGENFFYRHSATVVDGTLCHPGRRDICVEGVCKRMGCDNRLESRQQEDPCLQCGGNGQSCSLVKRTFSAQYLSHGYNQMFTIPAGATSISIRETVPTRNYFAIKNLRGDYYLNGHWSIESSRATNIAGTVLYYQRAAEGDSHTPETILGRGPTTEPLIVELISQEHNQGVQYEFYVPVGRPREGYTWSFGSWSACSSECGSGYQSRTVYCTMDNEASPDYLCASMARPESNRTCNVQACPSTYSWKTGQWNACSVNCGGGSQVRSVHCSYHDGSAPRTVQDAYCAQYSQAPASTQNCNMHRCEDDHVSRLNKISWHVSEWGLCSSSCAGGSRERQVVCSDREGNRYPAERCHPQALPAAVENCNNQPCYLPQAVPSYHDRRGFQSSRTGLHPYKLEHGGDHNKALHCSESYYGCCPDGVTEALGYNDHGCNQPALITYLPSENAVECRTTTYGCCYDRATPAAGPNGEGCRDPPSPYERSTCSLPKAAGSCASWTARYFYDVLTSKCTQFWYGSCHGNSNNFVTEAECQRVCELSNGNGYNGNGGNGNGGNGNGRNGNGGSNGNGYNGNGRANGNGGNGNGRANGNGANGNGANGNGGNGNGRVNGNGGNGNGRSNGNGGNGNGRSNGNGYNGNGRNGNGNGGNGNGYNGNGGNGNGRNGNGNGGNGNGRNGNGNGGNRNGNGNGHNGNGNGYNGNGGNGNGRNGNGNGNGHNGNGNGYNGNGGNGNGRNGNGNGNGHNGNGNGNGYNGNGRNGNGNGNGYNGNGERSNGNGSNGNGSNGNGGNGNGHNGNGNGNGHNGNGNGNGYNGNGEHSNGNGSNGNGRSNGNGGNGNGHNGNGNGNGYNGNGGNGNGHNGNGNGNGYNGNGGNGNGRSNGNGGNGNGYNGNGGNGNGLSNGNGGNGNGYNGNGNNGNGYNGNGEGSNGNGGNGNGHNGNGSNGNGSNGNGSNGNGRAASSAARNAHKARLYLKIKKPYYVTAAHHRLVGSASLTLAAVTIDKSDPASVEALVGQMVVLPCRVNPLSSSVLVEWRRDGAAVSSRRHQQQPNGSLLLGPLNKSDSGWFLCVATRERERDHRYVYLSVSEGSSEALPTSLPTDAPSPSFSIERSSSSLLETRAGQAARLPCTIVPASAVKSVNVEWTRDGRPLSDSRFELC, from the exons ATGATGCTGCCCTTGTTAATCCTTCAGCTGGTCCTGGTGCCAGCTCTCCTG GTGGCCGGTGAGGACTACTGGGACTCCTGGGGTGCATACGGACAATGCAGTCGAACCTGTGGTGGTGGAGTGATGATCAGAAGCAGACGCTGCATCACTCATcg TACCGATGGAGGACACAACTGTGTGGGACCAGAGAAGTCTTACCTCACATGTAACACTGAG GACTGTCCAGAGGGATCCAGGGATTTCCGCGAGGAGCAGTGCTCTCAGTTTGATGGGGAGGACTTTAAGGGGACTCGGTACACCTGGTTGCCGTATTACGGAG GTGAGAACCCCTGTGAGCTTAACTGCATGCCAAAGGGAGAGAACTTCTTCTACCGCCACAGCGCCACCGTGGTGGACGGAACACTGTGTCACCCCGGCCGCAGGGACATTTGCGTGGAGGGAGTCTGCAAG CGTATGGGCTGTGACAACAGGTTAGAGTCTCGGCAGCAGGAGGACCCCTGCCTGCAGTGCGGGGGCAATGGACAGTCCTGCTCCCTGGTCAAGAGGACCTTCTCCGCGCAGTACCTGAGCCACG GCTACAACCAGATGTTCACCATCCCTGCTGGAGCCACCTCCATCAGCATCAGAGAGACCGTGCCCACACGCAACTACTTTG CCATCAAGAACCTGCGTGGAGACTACTACCTGAACGGCCACTGGTCCATTGAGTCCTCCCGGGCGACCAATATTGCCGGCACCGTGCTCTACTACCAGCGAGCTGCTGAGGGCGACTCTCACACTCCTGAAACCATCCTCGGCCGTGGACCCACCACGGAACCTCTCATTGTGGAG CTGATCAGCCAGGAGCACAACCAAGGAGTGCAGTACGAGTTCTACGTTCCCGTGGGACGACCCAGAGAGGGATACACCTGGAGTTTCGGCTCGTGGTCCGCCTGCAGCAGCGAGTGTGGATCAG GCTACCAGTCTCGAACAGTCTACTGCACCATGGACAACGAGGCCTCCCCCGACTATCTTTGTGCCTCTATGGCCCGGCCCGAGAGCAACAGAACCTGCAACGTACAGGCCTGCCCATCCACCTACAG CTGGAAAACCGGCCAGTGGAACGCCTGTTCTGTCAACTGCGGCGGAGGTTCCCAGGTGCGCAGCGTGCACTGCAGCTACCACGATGGGTCAGCACCCCGGACCGTCCAGGACGCCTACTGCGCCCAGTACTCCCAGGCCCCGGCCTCCACGCAGAACTGCAACATGCACCGGTGTGAAGATGATCACGTTTCAAGACTGAACAAG ATCAGCTGGCACGTCAGCGAGTGGGGCCTG TGCTCCAGCAGCTGCGCCGGCGGCTCACGAGAGCGTCAGGTGGTCTGCTCAGACCGCGAGGGCAACCGCTACCCTGCCGAGCGATGCCACCCTCAGGCTCTGCCGGCTGCTGTGGAGAACTGCAACAACCAGCCATGCTACCTCCCTCAGG CCGTGCCCAGCTATCACGATCGCAGAGGATTCCAAAGCTCCCGCACTGGCCTCCATCCTTACAAGCTCGAGCACGGTG GCGACCACAACAAGGCACTCCACTGCAGTGAGTCTTATTACGGCTGCTGCCCCGACGGCGTGACCGAGGCTCTGGGCTACAACGATCATGGCTGCAACCAACCTGCT CTCATTACCTACCTGCCCTCTGAGAACGCCGTCGAGTGCCGCACCACCACCTATGGGTGCTGCTATGACCGCGCCACACCTGCTGCCGGGCCCAACGGAGAGGGCTGCCGCGACCCCCCCAGCCCTT ATGAGCGCTCCACCTGCTCGCTGCCAAAAGCCGCCGGTTCTTGCGCCAGCTGGACCGCACGCTACTTCTACGATGTCCTCACCTCAAAGTGTACGCAGTTCTGGTATGGAAGTTGCCACGGAAACAGCAACAACTTCGTGACGGAGGCCGAGTGCCAGAGGGTGTGCGAACTGTCAAACGGAAATGGCTACAATGGAAACGGTGGCAACGGAAACGGTGGCAATGGAAATGGCAGAAACGGAAATGGAGGATCCAATGGAAACGGATACAACGGAAACGGCCGCGCCAACGGAAACGGCGGCAATGGAAATGGACGCGCCAACGGTAATGGCGCCAATGGAAACGGCGCCAATGGAAACGGCGGCAATGGAAATGGGCGCGTCAATGGAAACGGTGGCAATGGAAACGGCCGCTCCAACGGAAACGGCGGTAACGGAAATGGACGCTCTAACGGAAATGGTTACAACGGCAATGGTAGAAATGGAAACGGAAACGGTGGCAACGGAAACGGCTACAATGGAAACGGTGGCAACGGAAACGGCCGCAATGGAAATGGAAACGGTGGCAACGGAAACGGCCGCAATGGAAATGGAAACGGTGGCAACAGAAACGGGAACGGAAACGGCCACAATGGAAACGGAAACGGCTACAATGGAAACGGTGGCAACGGAAACGGCCGCAATGGAAACGGGAACGGAAACGGCCACAATGGAAACGGAAACGGTTACAATGGAAACGGTGGCAACGGAAACGGCCGCAATGGAAACGGGAACGGAAACGGCCACAATGGAAACGGAAATGGCAACGGCTACAATGGAAACGGCCGCAATGGAAACGGGAACGGAAATGGCTACAATGGAAATGGTGAGCGCTCCAACGGAAACGGCAGCAATGGAAACGGCAGCAATGGAAATGGTGGCAACGGAAATGGCCACAATGGAAATGGCAACGGAAATGGCCACAATGGAAATGGCAACGGAAACGGCTACAATGGAAACGGTGAGCACTCCAACGGAAACGGCAGCAATGGAAATGGTCGCTCCAATGGAAATGGTGGCAACGGAAATGGCCACAATGGAAATGGGAACGGAAACGGCTACAATGGAAACGGTGGCAACGGAAATGGCCACAATGGAAATGGGAACGGAAACGGCTACAATGGAAACGGTGGCAACGGAAATGGCCGCTCCAATGGAAACGGTGGCAACGGAAACGGCTACAATGGAAACGGTGGTAATGGAAATGGCCTCTCCAATGGAAATGGTGGAAACGGTAACGGCTACAATGGAAATGGTAACAATGGAAATGGCTACAATGGAAATGGCGAGGGCTCCAACGGAAACGGCGGAAATGGCAATGGTCACAACGGAAATGGCTCCAACGGAAACGGCTCCAACGGAAACGGCTCCAACGGAAACGGCAGAGCAGCTTCAAGCGCGGCCAGAAACGCCCACAAAGCCAGACTCTACCTGAAAATCAAAAAGCCTTACTATGTCACTGCTGCTCACCACCGCCTAGTAGGGAG TGCCAGTTTGACACTGGCCGCCGTGACCATCGACAAGTCGGACCCGGCCTCCGTGGAGGCTCTGGTGGGCCAGATGGTGGTGCTGCCCTGCAGAGTCAACCCGCTGTCATCCAGTGTGCTGGTGGAATGGAGGAGGGATGGCGCTGCAGTGTCTTCACGCAG ACATCAGCAGCAGCCTAATGGATCGCTATTGCTCGGGCCTCTCAACAAGTCCGACTCGGGTTGGTTCCTGTGCGTGGCCACCAGGGAGCGGGAGCGCGACCACCGCTACGTCTACCTCTCTGTCTCAG AAGGTTCGTCTGAGGCACTTCCCACCTCCCTGCCCACAGACGCCCCCTCTCCAAG CTTCAGCATCGAGCGGTCGTCCTCATCATTGCTGGAGACGCGAGCGGGACAAGCGGCCAGACTGCCTTGCACCATCGTCCCCGCCTCAGCTGTCAAGTCCGTCAACGTTGAATGGACGCGAGACGGACGCCCCTTGAGCGACTCCAG GTTTGAGTTGTGCTAA